One Ilumatobacter fluminis genomic window, GTCACGGGGCGACCACCACCGCCATGGTCGTCGACCGTCCGGGCGTCACCGAACACACGCTGCGCACCCGGCTGCACGACTGGCTCGATTGCACCGGCACCATCGATCTCGTCGTGCAGGCGGTCGAGGCGGGCGACTACGCCGTGAACGGCGAAGTGTTCGACGACGCCGTCGCCGCGGTCGACGACCTGGTGTCGGCCCACGTCGACGAGATCCGAGAGATCTGCGCCAACTTCGCGGTCGGCACGATCGTCAGCCGGATGGGGCAACTGGTCGCCCCCCGGTCGACCGCCGTTGCCGCCTGATCGGCCGGGTCAGGGCTGCATCGGGAGTTCGGTCGCCCACTCGCCGGTGGCGGCGCGCCGCGCTGCGGCGACCGCCGGCGCGGTGGGGACCAGGCCGATCTCGCCGACGCCCTTGATGCCATAGGGCGATCGCGGCTGGGGCACCTCGACGATCCGGACCTCGATCTCAGGGATGTCCTTCGCACGCAGGATGCCGAGCGATCGCAGCGTCATGTTGGTCGGGAAGCCGGTCTCGGGGTCGGTCGGGAATTGCTCGCTCAGCGCGTAGCCCAGACCCATGTGGACCGAACCCTCCACCTGACCTTCGACCAGCATCGGGTTGACGGCCTTGCCGACGTCGTGCACGGCGACGATCTTCTCGATTGCGCCGGTCTCGGGGTCGGCGATCGCCAACTGCGCGGCGTACGAGAAGCACGAGTGGATCGTCGGGTTCTGCACGCCCGGGTCACCGAGCTTCTGGGTCCAGTCGACGACGTACTCGCCGCTGTGATCGACGTCGGGTGCGCAACCGGCGGCGAGCGCCGCCTGGCAGGCGGCCTGCACCGACCCGGCGGTCATGAGCGTCCCGCGCGATCCGGTCGTCTGCCCGAAGCCGAGCTCGCGGCTCGTGTCGACGATGACGTCGATGCGGTCGGGATCGATGCCCAACTCGGCGCTGGCGATCTGGAGCGCGACGGTGTGCACGCCTTGTCCCATCTCGGTCCAGCCGTGGCGGACCTCGACCCGGTCGTCGTCGGAGTGGAACCGGACCACGGCGCCACACACCTCGCGGAAGCCGTTGCCGAGGCCCGAGTTCTTCAGACCGAGCCCGAGCCCGATCGCCTTGCCGCTTGCGGCGGCCTCTTCGTAGACGGCGCGGATCTCGTCGAGCACCGCCTCGGCGCCACCGGCCCCGTCGTCCATGATCTGGCCCGGTCCCCACACCTCGCCCGGCTGGATCACGTTGCGCTTGCGCATCTCCCAGCCACTGATGCCGACCTGTTCGGCGAGTCGATCAATCACGCCCTCCATCGCGAACTGCGCCTGGTTGGCGCCGAACCCGCGGAAGGCACCGCAGACGAGGTTGTTGGTCCGCACGGCGATCGTCTCGACGTCGATCGCGTGCCATCGGTACGGGCCGCAGGCGTGCCCGGCGGCCCGTTCGAGCACCTTCATGCCGACGCTGGCGTACGCGCCCGAGTCGCCGATGCCGCGCACACGGAGGCCGGTCAGCCGACCCTCGGCGTCACAGCCGGCGGTGTATTCGAGCCGGATCGGGTGACGCTTGGCGTGCATCCGGAAGCTCTCTTCGCGCGAGAGCGTGCACTTCACGGGTCGACCCAGCAAGAACGCGGCGAGCGCTGTCTGGGCCTGGTTCGACATGTCTTCCTTGCCGCCGAACGCACCACCGTTCGACACCAGTTCGACGGTGACCCGCGACCGGTCGATGCCGAGGATCGCGGCGATGTCGTTGCGGTCGTCCCAGACGCCCTGGCCGCCGGAGTACACGTACAGGGAGCGGTCGTCGCCGTCGCCGCTCGGCACGGCGAGGGTCGACTCGGGTTCGAGGAAGGCGTGTTCGATGCGTTGGGTCTGGAAGGTCTCCGACACGGTGAACGCCGAACCGGCGAGTGCGTCGTCGATGTCGCCGCGTTCGTATGCGCTCACCGACAGGACGTTCGAATCGGTGCCCCAGACCGAGAGCGGAGCATCGTCGGCGAGCGCAGCGACCGGGTCGGTGTTCGGCTGGCGCACGTCGTAGTCGATGGCGACGAGTTCGACCGCGCTACGGGCCTGCTCGCGCGTCTCGGCGACCACGATCGCGAGCACGTCGCCCGCACACGAGGTGGTGCCGCCGACCGGGATCATGGTCGGCCAGTCCTTATGGATCAGGCCGTGTCGCAACTCCCCGGGGATGTCGGCGGCGGTGAAAACGGCCACGACGCCGTCGGCCTGATCGGCGGCGCTCGCGTCGATCGCGGTGACGTCGGCGCGTGCGTGGTCGGTGAGGCGAAGGGCGGCGTGCAACATGCCGGGCACGCGCAGATCGTCGATGTAGCCGCGGTCGCCGAGGGTGAGTGGCGCTGCCTCGTACTTGGCGCCGCCGCCACCGATCTCGTTCGAGAGCGACGGGGCACATGCGGTGCCCTGCGCGACCATCTCGATCGCGTCGAGGATCTTGACATAGCCGGTGCACCGGCACAGGTGGGCGCCGAGGTGCGGTTTCATGCCGTCACGAGTGAGCGAGTCGCCCTTCTTGTCGATCTGGGCCTTGGCGCGCATCACGATGCCGGGGATGCAGAAACCGCACTGCAGCCCGCCGCAGGCCGCGAAGGCGTCGGCGAACGCCTGACGCTCCGTTTCGTCGACTCCTTCGAGGGTGACGATCGAGGAGCCGTCGACCTTGTCGAGCGACTGCTGGCACGACACGACGGCCTTGCCGTCGATCAGCACGGTGCAACACCCGCACTGGCCCGACGGCGAGCAGCCGTCCTTCGGGGAGGTGACGTCGAGCTCCTCGCGGAGCGCGGCGAGCAGGTGGGGGTGGTTCCGGCGCACCGACACGGGTTGGCCGTTCAGCTCGAACGATGCCGTGGGCGTGTGCGCGGGGGAGGGCTCGGTCGCAGTCACGGTTGACAGTTTGTCAAAGCACGGGCGTGAAGTCAGCACGACGACTCGAACGTCACACCCCGTTCACGAAAGGGGCGTCGGGTGTCGCAGGGAACGGCGACGGAGAGGCAGCGGGTCGGGTGATCTCCCGAAACGCCTCGGCTGCGCCTCGCCGTTCCGTCCGACACCCGACCCGGTGGACTTCAGGTGCGGCGGAAGCGGCGGGTGGCGAGCAGGACTGCGCCGAGGAGGATCGCCAGGGTCGCCGGCAGCAGGGTGCCGGCGGGGTCGCCGCCGGTGGCCGGGAGTCCGGGTGGCGTCACCATCGTCCCCGCAGCGCTGGCGCTGCCGTTCCCCGGAGTCGGGTCGGTCACGGAGCCCGAGGCGGTCGCGGTGTTCGTGACGGTGGTCGACAACGCCGGATCGGTGGCGCACGTCGCGGCGTAGGTCGCCGTCGAGCCCGGCGGCAGCGAGATCGTCTCGCCGATGTCGCCGGTGCCAGACGTCGAACCGCTGGCACCCCCGATCGTCGACATCGTCCAGCTGCAGGCCAGTCCGGCGGCGAAGTCGTCGGTGACGGTGACCGCCGGGTCGGTCGAGGGGCCGGCGTTGCTCACGGTGATCGTGTAGGTGATCGAGCCGCCGGCGACGACCGTCGCCGGACCGCCGGTCTTGGTGACGGTGATGTCGGCGGTGGGGGTGAGGGTGGTGTCGTCGGTGGCGGTGTCGTTGGTGGTGTCGGGGTCGGTGATCGAGGCGGTTGCGGTGGTGGTGTTGGTCAGAGTGCCGGTTGCTGCGGGGTCGATGTCGCAGGTGGCGGTGTACGTGACGGTCGAACCTGCCGGCATCGAGAGGGTGTCGTCGATGTCGCCGGTTCCGCTGGTGGTGTTGCCGGTTGCGCCGCCGGTGGCGACCGACGTGGATGCGCAGGTCAGCGTGGCGGGGAAGGTGTCGGTGACGGTGACGGCGGGGTCGGTCGAGGGCCCGGCGTTGGTGACGACGATGGTGTACGTGGTGGTCTCACCCGGCACCACCGTGGTCGCCCCGTCCGTCTTGGTGACGGAGACGTCGGCGGTGGGGGTGAGGGTGGTGTCGTCGGTGGCGGTGTCGTTGGTGGTGTCGGGGTCGGTGACCGAGGCGGTTGCGGTGGCGGTGTTGGTCAGGGTGCCCGTTGCTGCGGGGTCGATGTTGCAGGTGGCGGTGTACGTGACCGTGGAGTCGGGTGGCATCGAGAGGGTGTCGTCGATGTCGCCGGTTCCGCTGGTGGTGTTGCCGGTTGCGCCGCCGGTGGCGACCGACGTGGATGCGCAGGTCAGCGTGGCGGGGAAGGTGTCGGTGACGGTGACGGCGGGGTCGGTCGAGGGCCCGGCGTTGGTGACGACGATGGTGTACGTGG contains:
- a CDS encoding DUF7715 family protein produces the protein MLVLIATDELSTEPLGSTPSDHHCAVDGELVAPVVLDCPDEHCDVCDRGWFGLVSHGATTTAMVVDRPGVTEHTLRTRLHDWLDCTGTIDLVVQAVEAGDYAVNGEVFDDAVAAVDDLVSAHVDEIREICANFAVGTIVSRMGQLVAPRSTAVAA
- a CDS encoding molybdopterin cofactor-binding domain-containing protein yields the protein MTATEPSPAHTPTASFELNGQPVSVRRNHPHLLAALREELDVTSPKDGCSPSGQCGCCTVLIDGKAVVSCQQSLDKVDGSSIVTLEGVDETERQAFADAFAACGGLQCGFCIPGIVMRAKAQIDKKGDSLTRDGMKPHLGAHLCRCTGYVKILDAIEMVAQGTACAPSLSNEIGGGGAKYEAAPLTLGDRGYIDDLRVPGMLHAALRLTDHARADVTAIDASAADQADGVVAVFTAADIPGELRHGLIHKDWPTMIPVGGTTSCAGDVLAIVVAETREQARSAVELVAIDYDVRQPNTDPVAALADDAPLSVWGTDSNVLSVSAYERGDIDDALAGSAFTVSETFQTQRIEHAFLEPESTLAVPSGDGDDRSLYVYSGGQGVWDDRNDIAAILGIDRSRVTVELVSNGGAFGGKEDMSNQAQTALAAFLLGRPVKCTLSREESFRMHAKRHPIRLEYTAGCDAEGRLTGLRVRGIGDSGAYASVGMKVLERAAGHACGPYRWHAIDVETIAVRTNNLVCGAFRGFGANQAQFAMEGVIDRLAEQVGISGWEMRKRNVIQPGEVWGPGQIMDDGAGGAEAVLDEIRAVYEEAAASGKAIGLGLGLKNSGLGNGFREVCGAVVRFHSDDDRVEVRHGWTEMGQGVHTVALQIASAELGIDPDRIDVIVDTSRELGFGQTTGSRGTLMTAGSVQAACQAALAAGCAPDVDHSGEYVVDWTQKLGDPGVQNPTIHSCFSYAAQLAIADPETGAIEKIVAVHDVGKAVNPMLVEGQVEGSVHMGLGYALSEQFPTDPETGFPTNMTLRSLGILRAKDIPEIEVRIVEVPQPRSPYGIKGVGEIGLVPTAPAVAAARRAATGEWATELPMQP